One segment of Setaria viridis chromosome 4, Setaria_viridis_v4.0, whole genome shotgun sequence DNA contains the following:
- the LOC117851757 gene encoding uncharacterized protein isoform X1, which produces MVKAAAAFARILNDINDANNREVMVQEVDAALQQLQMQSANTADGHKTVGPEHGSGGELILDGNLETNSDNIQVQAVQKDREPHALSAPMCLANGHDSTVLRGGSDLLHDAQILAGCSDPLQGAQVLDAGTGGEAAMGTNTQQGGILTGNNVVLHQATPAAARTFQGRPGAHGPQP; this is translated from the exons ATGGTCAAGGCGGCAGCTGCTttcgcgcgcatcctgaacgacATCAACGACGCCAACAACAGGGAAGTCATGGTCCAGGAAGTGGATGCGGCGCTGCAGCAACTCCAG ATGCAGTCCGCCAACACCGCCGATGGCCACAAGACGGTGGGGCCTGAgcacggcagcggcggggagCTGATCCTTGACGGCAACCTGGAGACCAATAGCGACAACATTCAGGTGCAGGCAGTACAGAAAGATCGGGAACCACACGCTCTCTCTGCCCCAATGTGCTTGGCCAATGGCCACGACTCTACTGTCCTTCGGGGCGGGTCTGATCTTCTCCATGATGCTCAGATTCTCGCAGGCTGCTCTGATCCTCTTCAGGGGGCACAGGTTCTGGACGCCGGCACAGGCGGGGAAGCGGCCATGGGCACCAACACCCAGCAAGGCGGCATCCTCACCGGCAACAACGTCGTGCTTCACCAAGCCACACCAGCTGCTGCAAGAACTTTTCAGGGAAGACCAGGGGCCCACGGACCACAACCATGA
- the LOC117851757 gene encoding uncharacterized protein isoform X2 produces MVKAAAAFARILNDINDANNREVMVQEVDAALQQLQMQSANTADGHKTVGPEHGSGGELILDGNLETNSDNIQILAGCSDPLQGAQVLDAGTGGEAAMGTNTQQGGILTGNNVVLHQATPAAARTFQGRPGAHGPQP; encoded by the exons ATGGTCAAGGCGGCAGCTGCTttcgcgcgcatcctgaacgacATCAACGACGCCAACAACAGGGAAGTCATGGTCCAGGAAGTGGATGCGGCGCTGCAGCAACTCCAG ATGCAGTCCGCCAACACCGCCGATGGCCACAAGACGGTGGGGCCTGAgcacggcagcggcggggagCTGATCCTTGACGGCAACCTGGAGACCAATAGCGACAACATTCAG ATTCTCGCAGGCTGCTCTGATCCTCTTCAGGGGGCACAGGTTCTGGACGCCGGCACAGGCGGGGAAGCGGCCATGGGCACCAACACCCAGCAAGGCGGCATCCTCACCGGCAACAACGTCGTGCTTCACCAAGCCACACCAGCTGCTGCAAGAACTTTTCAGGGAAGACCAGGGGCCCACGGACCACAACCATGA